A genomic stretch from Gorilla gorilla gorilla isolate KB3781 chromosome 20, NHGRI_mGorGor1-v2.1_pri, whole genome shotgun sequence includes:
- the TICAM1 gene encoding TIR domain-containing adapter molecule 1 isoform X1, translating to MACTGPSLPSAFDILGAAGQDKLLYLKHKLKTPRPGCQGQDLLHAMVLLKLGQETEARISLEALKADAVARLVARQWAGVDSTEDPEEPPDVSWAVARLYHLLAEEKLCPASLRDVAYQEAVRTLSSRDDHRLGELQDEARNRCGWDIAGDPGSIRTLQSNLGCLPPSSALPSGTRSLPRPIDSVSDWSQGCSLRSTGSPASLASNLEISQSPTMPFLSLHRSPHGPSKLCDDPQASLVPEPVPGGCQEPEEMSWPPSGEIASPPELPSSPPPGLPEVAPDATSTGLPDTPAAPETSTNYPVECTEGSAGPQSLPLPILEPVKNPCSVKDQTPLQLSVEDTTSPNTKPCPPTPTTPETSPPPPPPPPSSTPCSAHLTPSSLFPSSLESSSEQKFYNFVILHARADEHIALRVREKLEALGVPDGATFCEDFQVPGRGELSCLQDAIDHSAFIILLLTSNFDCRLSLHQVNQAMMSNLTRQGSPDCVIPFLPLESSPAQLSSDTASLLSGLVRLDEHSQIFARKVANTFKPHRLQARKAMWRKEQDTRALREHSQHLDGERMQAAALNAAYSAYLQSYLSYQAQMEQLQVAFGSHMSFGTGAPYGARMPFGGQVPLGAPPPFPTWPGCPQPPPLHAWQAGTPPPPSPQPAAFPQSLPFPQSPAFPTASPAPPQSPGLQPLIIHHAQMVQLGLNNHMWNQRGSQAPEDKTQEAE from the coding sequence ATGGCCTGCACGGGCCCATCACTTCCTAGCGCCTTCGACATTCTAGGTGCAGCAGGCCAGGACAAGCTCTTGTATCTGAAGCACAAACTGAAGACCCCACGCCCAGGCTGCCAGGGGCAGGACCTCCTGCATGCCATGGTTCTCCTGAAGCTGggccaggaaactgaggccaggatcTCTCTAGAGGCATTGAAGGCCGATGCGGTGGCCCGGCTGGTGGCCCGCCAGTGGGCTGGCGTGGACAGCACCGAGGACCCAGAGGAGCCCCCAGATGTGTCCTGGGCTGTGGCCCGCTTGTACCACCTGCTGGCTGAGGAGAAGCTGTGCCCGGCCTCGCTGCGGGACGTGGCCTACCAGGAAGCCGTCCGCACCCTCAGCTCCAGGGACGACCACCGGCTGGGGGAACTTCAGGATGAGGCCCGAAACCGGTGTGGGTGGGACATTGCTGGGGATCCAGGGAGCATCCGGACGCTCCAGTCCAATCTGGGCTGCCTCCCACCATCCTCGGCTTTGCCCTCTGGGACCAGGAGCCTCCCACGCCCCATTGACAGTGTTTCAGACTGGAGCCAAGGGTGCTCCCTGCGATCCACTGGCAGCcctgcctccctggccagcaACTTGGAAATCAGCCAGTCCCCCACCATGCCCTTCCTCAGCCTGCACCGCAGCCCTCATGGGCCCAGCAAGCTCTGTGACGACCCCCAGGCCAGCTTGGTGCCTGAGCCTGTCCCCGGTGGCTGCCAGGAGCCTGAGGAGATGAGCTGGCCGCCATCGGGGGAGATTGCCAGCCCCCCAGAGCTGCCAAGCAGCCCACCTCCTGGGCTTCCCGAAGTGGCCCCAGATGCAACCTCCACTGGCCTCCCTGATACCCCCGCAGCTCCAGAAACCAGCACCAACTACCCAGTGGAGTGCACCGAGGGGTCTGCAGGCCCCCAGTCTCTCCCCTTGCCTATTTTGGAGCCGGTCAAAAACCCCTGCTCTGTCAAAGACCAGACGCCACTCCAACTTTCTGTAGAAGATACCACCTCTCCAAATACCAAGCCGTGCCCACCTACTCCCACCACCCCAGAAacatcccctcctcctcctcctcctcctccttcatctACCCCTTGTTCAGCTCACCTGACCCCCTCCTCCCTGTTCCCTTCCTCCCTGGAATCATCATCGGAACAGAAATTCTATAACTTTGTGATCCTCCACGCCAGGGCAGACGAACACATCGCCCTGCGGGTCCGGGAGAAGCTGGAGGCCCTTGGCGTGCCCGACGGGGCCACCTTCTGCGAGGATTTCCAGGTGCCGGGGCGCGGGGAGCTGAGCTGCCTGCAGGACGCCATAGACCACTCAGCTTTCATCATCCTACTTCTCACCTCCAACTTCGACTGTCGCCTGAGCCTGCACCAGGTGAACCAAGCCATGATGAGCAACCTCACGCGACAGGGGTCGCCAGACTGTGTCATCCCCTTCCTGCCCCTGGAGAGCTCCCCGGCCCAGCTCAGCTCCGACACGGCCAGCCTGCTCTCCGGGCTGGTGCGGCTGGACGAACACTCCCAGATCTTCGCCAGGAAGGTGGCCAACACCTTCAAGCCCCACAGGCTTCAGGCCCGAAAGGCCATGTGGAGGAAGGAACAGGACACCCGAGCCCTGCGGGAACACAGCCAACACCTGGACGGTGAGCGGATGCAGGCGGCGGCACTGAACGCAGCCTACTCAGCCTACCTCCAGAGCTACTTGTCCTACCAGGCACAGATGGAGCAGCTCCAGGTGGCTTTTGGGAGCCACATGTCATTTGGGACTGGGGCGCCCTATGGGGCTCGAATGCCCTTTGGGGGCCAGGTGCCCCTGGGAGCCCCGCCACCCTTTCCCACTTGGCCGGGGTGCCCGCAGCCGCCACCCCTGCACGCATGGCAGGCTGGCACCCCCCCACCGCCCTCCCCACAGCCAGCAGCCTTTCCACAGTCACTGCCCTTCCCGCAGTCCCCAGCCTTCCCTACGGCCTCACCTGCACCCCCTCAGAGCCCAGGGCTGCAACCCCTCATTATCCACCATGCACAGATGGTACAGCTGGGGCTGAACAACCACATGTGGAACCAGAGAGGGTCCCAGGCGCCCGAGGACAAGACGCAGGAGGCGGAATGA